In the Pseudanabaena sp. PCC 7367 genome, one interval contains:
- a CDS encoding SirB1 family protein: MSEFNLSPARQKFLQIARLPDRQLEFNHLLEATLAIAWEEYPRIDLEHYRQQLVQMSAELEPRLAGVTYPLKIIKIINQYLCQEQGFKGNQQDYYDPRNSFITDVIDRRKGIPITLSLVYMAIGEQVGFPLEGVSLPGHFIIRPQRDDVAVFLDPFNCGEIMFPEDCAAKLEEVYGQAIALRSEYLEPVGIRRILERILMNLKLIYLRRNEPAKALAAIEKILMLLPDAPVQLRDRGLLYYQMERYIEAKIDLETYLAHAPDAPDAGIVSRLIAEMPTS, from the coding sequence ATGTCCGAATTTAATTTATCGCCGGCACGGCAAAAGTTTTTGCAGATTGCCCGCTTGCCCGATCGCCAACTGGAGTTTAATCACCTGTTGGAAGCGACCTTGGCGATCGCCTGGGAAGAATATCCCCGCATTGACCTGGAGCATTATCGCCAGCAATTAGTGCAAATGAGTGCCGAGCTAGAGCCGCGTTTGGCCGGAGTTACCTATCCGCTCAAAATTATTAAGATTATTAATCAATACCTTTGTCAGGAGCAGGGCTTCAAGGGCAATCAACAGGACTACTACGATCCCCGTAATAGTTTTATTACCGATGTGATCGATCGACGTAAAGGCATTCCGATCACGTTGTCGCTGGTTTATATGGCGATCGGCGAGCAAGTAGGTTTTCCACTTGAGGGGGTGAGCTTGCCTGGGCATTTTATTATTCGACCACAACGGGATGATGTGGCAGTGTTTCTTGATCCATTTAATTGCGGTGAGATTATGTTTCCGGAAGATTGTGCCGCAAAGCTGGAAGAGGTTTATGGCCAGGCGATCGCCTTGCGATCAGAATATCTTGAGCCCGTCGGCATCAGGCGGATTCTGGAGCGGATTTTGATGAATCTAAAATTGATTTATTTACGCCGGAATGAACCAGCCAAAGCCCTGGCGGCGATCGAGAAAATTTTAATGCTGTTGCCCGATGCACCAGTGCAGCTAAGGGATCGCGGCTTGCTCTACTATCAAATGGAGCGATATATCGAAGCAAAGATCGATCTAGAAACCTACCTTGCCCATGCTCCTGATGCCCCGGATGCGGGGATTGTCAGCCGTTTGATCGCAGAAATGCCGACTAGCTAA
- a CDS encoding cation:proton antiporter, translating to MFNPTHLAAVSVETSNTFILTAVLLTLTVVYLASKLGGAVCSRLGLPEVLGELLGGVLVGISALHVVIFPEQGVTAADSSIIALLELTSDLTDQGAGVVFQTQAAIIDLLSEIGVVVLLLEVGLACNLDELIKIGPKAALVAIAGVATPFSIGALGLIYLFGVAPIPAVFVGAALTATSIGITAKVLSQLGKIATTEGQIIIGAAVLDDILGIILLAVVASLAKTGEVDVVNIGYLVVVASLFLGGAILLGRQYSNWIVRVFGENQGQLLVSALIFALLMSYLASAIGLEALLGAFAAGLILGETTKHKELQQQVMPLAYALVPIFFVTVGARTNIGVLNPLVPENQQGLVIALFLAVAAVISQLAAGYVLPAKDNLNRLAIGIGMIPRGEVALVFAGMGLSSGVLSESLNVSIVVMVIMTTFIAPPLVKWAMSDQRFPPDQGEENNDHGDPVDHAEETANNSKPLEDQGLENQGAGV from the coding sequence ATGTTTAACCCAACCCATCTTGCCGCCGTTTCCGTCGAAACCTCCAACACCTTTATTCTTACCGCCGTACTCCTCACCTTAACAGTGGTTTATTTAGCCAGTAAATTGGGTGGTGCTGTCTGCTCGCGGTTGGGTTTGCCGGAAGTTTTGGGGGAACTCTTGGGTGGTGTTTTGGTGGGTATTTCCGCTTTGCATGTGGTGATTTTTCCGGAACAGGGGGTTACGGCGGCGGACTCTTCAATCATTGCCCTGCTGGAGCTAACCTCCGATCTCACCGATCAGGGCGCAGGCGTAGTATTTCAGACCCAGGCGGCAATCATTGATTTGCTGTCGGAAATTGGCGTGGTGGTATTACTGCTGGAAGTGGGCTTAGCTTGCAATCTGGATGAATTAATTAAAATTGGCCCCAAGGCTGCCCTGGTGGCGATCGCTGGGGTGGCAACGCCATTCTCGATCGGTGCATTGGGTTTGATTTATTTATTCGGGGTAGCACCAATCCCGGCTGTGTTTGTAGGCGCAGCCCTCACTGCCACCAGTATTGGCATCACCGCCAAGGTACTCTCGCAATTGGGTAAGATCGCCACCACCGAAGGGCAAATAATCATTGGCGCAGCAGTATTAGATGACATCCTGGGAATTATTTTGCTAGCCGTAGTGGCAAGTCTGGCTAAAACAGGCGAAGTAGACGTAGTAAATATTGGCTATTTGGTAGTGGTGGCCAGTTTGTTTCTGGGGGGGGCAATCCTGCTGGGGCGGCAATATAGCAATTGGATAGTGAGAGTATTTGGCGAGAATCAGGGACAGTTATTGGTTTCAGCGCTGATCTTTGCGCTGCTGATGTCCTATTTGGCTTCAGCGATCGGCCTGGAAGCTTTGTTGGGAGCATTTGCGGCTGGCTTAATTCTAGGCGAAACTACCAAGCATAAAGAACTCCAACAGCAGGTTATGCCGCTGGCCTATGCATTGGTGCCGATCTTTTTTGTAACGGTGGGCGCAAGGACTAATATTGGGGTGTTAAATCCCCTGGTGCCGGAAAACCAACAGGGTTTGGTGATTGCTTTGTTTCTGGCGGTGGCGGCGGTCATCTCCCAACTGGCAGCCGGATATGTGTTGCCAGCCAAAGATAACCTCAATCGCCTGGCGATCGGCATTGGCATGATTCCACGGGGCGAAGTGGCACTGGTGTTTGCCGGGATGGGGTTGAGCAGTGGTGTATTGAGTGAGTCGTTGAATGTATCGATCGTGGTGATGGTGATTATGACTACGTTTATTGCGCCGCCATTGGTGAAATGGGCAATGAGCGATCAGCGCTTCCCACCGGATCAGGGCGAAGAAAATAACGATCATGGCGATCCTGTTGATCATGCTGAAGAGACTGCCAATAACTCCAAACCATTGGAAGATCAGGGCTTAGAGAACCAAGGCGCAGGGGTTTAG
- a CDS encoding tetratricopeptide repeat protein, whose product MTMRINGIALASLTMLAAGFTDISTFQANAHITERALDRGNVIAPIAVERSLKLEPIAQANNANTPLALVEEANRRREANQLDRAIALYREAIEKNPVFVPAHYGLGVTLRQQGNLDGAIASHNRAIEIEASYTPAYYGLGIAKYQKGDFTGAIAAYQKVIELSEADAALAPTYYNLGLAEERQNNYRQAAAAFRQAITLDPSYALAHNGLGSVLRQQGNLDQAIAAYRQATTLSPNFATAHYALGVALYERNDYNGAIAAYEKVIAINSQFPNVHYNLGVALTANDQIDRAIVAYQRATELDVSNADAFAALGKNLLEKRRLNEAANAFRRSVELNPNEPIAYNGLGLTLRRQGNLSGAITAYEQAIALNPRYASAYNNLGRALSDQDRPADAIVAFRSATELDPNNSVAFSNLGQLLRTQGDSTEAIAALEQAISLGKPELWSDYTNLGLALADQGDLTKAEAAYQKAIELQPTFARAHFGMGALQTAQGNIRDAIAAYKEALRLYEAEDSTEWVQRTQRALQALQGTMQSQYQIIY is encoded by the coding sequence ATGACGATGCGAATCAATGGGATCGCCCTAGCCAGCCTCACCATGCTAGCGGCCGGTTTTACCGATATTTCAACTTTTCAAGCTAACGCACACATTACTGAGCGGGCTTTGGATCGCGGCAATGTGATTGCTCCTATTGCGGTCGAGCGATCGCTAAAACTAGAGCCAATTGCCCAGGCCAATAATGCCAATACGCCCCTGGCTCTGGTTGAAGAAGCCAATCGCCGCCGGGAAGCAAATCAACTCGATCGGGCGATCGCTCTGTACCGCGAAGCAATTGAGAAAAATCCGGTGTTTGTACCTGCCCACTATGGGTTGGGCGTAACATTGCGCCAGCAGGGAAATCTAGATGGGGCGATCGCCTCCCACAATCGCGCGATCGAAATTGAAGCCAGTTATACACCTGCCTACTATGGTTTGGGGATTGCCAAATATCAAAAAGGGGATTTTACTGGTGCGATCGCCGCCTATCAAAAAGTGATTGAACTGAGCGAGGCCGATGCAGCGTTAGCTCCCACCTACTACAATTTGGGGCTGGCGGAAGAAAGACAAAATAATTATCGTCAGGCAGCCGCAGCCTTCAGGCAAGCAATTACCCTAGATCCCAGTTATGCCTTAGCCCATAATGGCTTGGGTTCTGTACTACGCCAGCAAGGCAATCTAGATCAGGCGATCGCTGCCTACCGTCAGGCAACCACTTTGTCGCCCAATTTTGCTACTGCCCACTATGCCCTGGGAGTGGCTTTGTATGAGCGTAATGACTACAACGGCGCGATCGCTGCCTACGAGAAAGTAATCGCCATTAATAGCCAGTTCCCCAATGTGCACTACAACCTGGGAGTGGCTCTGACCGCCAATGACCAAATCGATCGGGCGATCGTTGCCTATCAACGGGCCACTGAATTGGATGTTAGTAATGCCGATGCCTTTGCTGCCCTGGGTAAAAACCTGCTAGAAAAACGCAGACTCAATGAAGCCGCTAATGCATTTCGGCGTAGTGTGGAACTCAATCCCAATGAGCCGATCGCCTATAATGGCCTGGGTTTAACGCTCCGTCGCCAGGGGAATCTAAGTGGGGCGATTACGGCCTATGAACAAGCCATTGCCCTCAATCCTCGCTATGCTTCTGCCTATAATAATTTGGGTCGTGCCCTTTCTGACCAGGATCGACCCGCCGATGCGATCGTTGCCTTCCGCAGTGCAACTGAGTTAGATCCTAACAACAGCGTCGCCTTTAGTAATCTGGGACAATTGCTTCGCACCCAAGGGGATAGCACCGAAGCGATCGCCGCCCTAGAACAGGCAATCAGCCTCGGTAAGCCGGAACTCTGGTCGGACTATACCAATCTTGGTTTAGCTCTGGCTGACCAGGGTGATCTCACCAAAGCGGAAGCAGCCTACCAGAAGGCGATCGAATTGCAGCCCACCTTTGCTAGAGCCCATTTTGGCATGGGGGCATTGCAAACCGCCCAGGGTAATATCCGTGATGCGATCGCTGCCTACAAAGAAGCGCTCCGGCTCTATGAAGCAGAAGACAGCACCGAATGGGTACAGCGCACCCAGCGTGCATTACAGGCTTTACAGGGTACGATGCAATCGCAGTATCAGATTATTTATTAG
- a CDS encoding Panacea domain-containing protein gives MKRPKFSETKATQLAVRLIQLADGSITYLKLMKLMYLCDRTALIKLGAPITFDTYILMKYGPVLNTTLALINAGHPPNELSHWDIYIEAVDAHNMRLRKEIIDQDFLSEAEHNIIESVFEKYGNLNQWELVKLLHDELPELINPDDLVLPIDYRDILVAENMAQAEIEGIEEELAEAAQIDAVFS, from the coding sequence ATGAAACGTCCTAAATTTAGCGAAACCAAAGCCACCCAACTGGCTGTTAGACTAATTCAACTTGCCGATGGCAGCATCACTTACTTAAAGTTGATGAAGCTAATGTACCTCTGCGATCGAACTGCTTTGATCAAACTTGGTGCCCCGATCACTTTTGATACCTATATCTTGATGAAATATGGCCCAGTCCTGAACACCACCTTAGCTCTGATTAATGCTGGGCACCCACCCAATGAACTCTCCCATTGGGATATATATATTGAGGCAGTTGATGCGCATAATATGCGGCTGAGAAAGGAAATTATAGATCAAGACTTTTTAAGCGAAGCGGAGCACAATATTATCGAGTCAGTTTTTGAAAAGTATGGAAATCTAAATCAATGGGAATTAGTTAAACTACTCCACGATGAGTTACCAGAATTGATAAATCCTGACGATTTGGTGCTACCGATCGACTACAGAGATATTCTAGTGGCGGAGAATATGGCTCAGGCAGAAATAGAAGGAATTGAAGAAGAACTAGCTGAAGCTGCCCAAATTGATGCAGTGTTTAGTTGA
- a CDS encoding homogentisate phytyltransferase, translating into MTNFAAFTTNKLDALRRFSRPHTIIGTSLSVFALFAIAHAADLTNLLNLQATDALGLTNLTIISNLLWAWFACLCGNVYIVGLNQILDIEIDKINKPHLPLAAGDFSPPQAKAIVAITGIMAVAIALMQGWFLTLTVIISLLIGTVYSLPPIRLKRFPFWASLCIFTVRGVIVNLGLFLHFQQLKLGLSLGESWRIPLSIWLLTAFILIFTYVIAIFKDMPDIEGDAKFNIMTLSISLGQSVVFNLSRQILLWLYLAFAVVGLLPFFTKIEIGVSPIAMLVAHSLLGALMWWRSRQVRLGDRPSIASFYQFIWKLFYLEYIVFPIACMLAYL; encoded by the coding sequence GTGACTAATTTTGCCGCCTTCACTACCAATAAGCTAGATGCCCTGCGTCGCTTCAGCCGCCCCCATACGATCATTGGCACCAGCCTGAGTGTGTTTGCCCTATTTGCGATCGCCCATGCTGCGGATTTAACTAACTTGCTGAATCTACAAGCTACTGATGCACTGGGCTTGACTAACCTAACCATTATCTCTAATTTGCTCTGGGCATGGTTTGCCTGCTTATGCGGCAATGTTTATATTGTGGGTCTAAATCAAATTCTGGACATTGAGATCGACAAAATCAATAAACCGCATTTGCCATTGGCCGCAGGAGACTTTTCGCCACCACAGGCTAAGGCGATCGTAGCGATTACTGGCATTATGGCAGTGGCGATCGCGCTGATGCAAGGCTGGTTCTTGACCCTGACCGTAATTATTAGCTTACTAATTGGTACAGTTTACTCACTACCACCAATTCGATTGAAGCGGTTTCCATTTTGGGCTTCGTTGTGCATTTTTACGGTGCGTGGCGTAATCGTGAACCTGGGGTTATTTCTGCATTTCCAGCAGCTTAAATTGGGGCTGTCTCTGGGCGAGAGTTGGCGAATACCGCTTTCAATCTGGCTCCTGACCGCGTTTATTTTGATTTTCACCTATGTGATCGCCATCTTCAAGGACATGCCCGACATTGAAGGGGATGCCAAATTTAATATCATGACCCTATCGATCAGTCTGGGGCAGAGCGTAGTGTTTAATCTCTCGCGCCAGATTTTGCTGTGGCTTTACCTTGCTTTTGCTGTCGTGGGGTTATTACCATTTTTTACCAAAATCGAGATTGGTGTAAGTCCAATAGCAATGCTAGTTGCCCATAGCTTGTTGGGAGCATTAATGTGGTGGCGAAGTCGGCAGGTACGTTTGGGCGATCGCCCCTCGATCGCTAGCTTTTATCAATTTATCTGGAAGCTGTTTTACCTGGAATATATTGTTTTCCCGATCGCCTGTATGCTGGCTTATTTGTAG
- a CDS encoding ABC transporter ATP-binding protein: MPATQTSSQPEPILEVKQVHAGYVEGVDILQGINLVLRPGELITVIGANGAGKSTLAKTIFGLVPVRSGQVIFDRQNIVGLKPDQVVCRGMGYVPQVSNVFPSLTVSENLDMGAYLAEGDLKTLKQNIYESFPVLAQRRNQWAGTLSGGERQMLAMGRALMLSPKLLILDEPSAALSPILVQDIFDLVQRINATGTAIILVEQNARKALAIADRGYVLDSGRDRFEGKGTDLLNDPKIAELYLGIGNINLDDPKQPIDQESTNQPAQNPDLETTPTSSDAEAPS; the protein is encoded by the coding sequence ATGCCAGCTACTCAAACATCATCACAGCCAGAACCAATTCTCGAAGTTAAGCAAGTCCATGCCGGATATGTCGAAGGGGTGGATATCTTGCAAGGTATTAATCTGGTGTTGCGACCAGGCGAGTTGATTACGGTGATCGGCGCAAATGGAGCCGGCAAATCGACCCTGGCGAAGACAATTTTTGGCCTGGTGCCAGTGCGATCGGGGCAGGTGATTTTCGATCGCCAGAACATTGTTGGCCTCAAGCCAGATCAGGTGGTCTGTCGGGGTATGGGTTATGTGCCCCAGGTGTCTAATGTATTCCCTTCGCTGACTGTGTCTGAGAACCTGGATATGGGTGCATACCTGGCTGAAGGCGATCTCAAAACGCTCAAACAAAATATCTATGAGTCTTTCCCGGTCTTAGCGCAACGGCGGAATCAATGGGCCGGCACCCTATCGGGCGGCGAAAGGCAGATGTTGGCAATGGGTCGAGCCCTGATGCTATCGCCCAAATTATTGATCCTGGATGAGCCTTCGGCGGCACTTTCACCAATTCTGGTGCAGGATATCTTTGACCTGGTGCAACGGATTAATGCCACTGGCACGGCGATTATTCTGGTGGAGCAGAATGCCCGCAAGGCGCTGGCGATCGCCGATCGGGGGTATGTACTAGACTCTGGCCGCGATCGGTTTGAGGGCAAAGGCACTGATTTACTCAATGATCCCAAGATTGCCGAACTTTATTTAGGCATTGGTAATATCAACCTTGATGATCCTAAACAGCCGATCGACCAGGAGAGTACAAATCAACCAGCGCAAAACCCTGATTTAGAGACTACCCCAACTAGTAGTGATGCTGAAGCCCCCTCATAA
- a CDS encoding glycosyltransferase family 2 protein: MDANSLRSGALGSPQLPLLPLVSIVSVYYNRQDCVDESIQSLLNQTYPNLEIVVIDDGSSDRTYERLCQIKDPRLKVISTANQGFVRAIKYAISLTTGKFIAIHGSGDISLPQRIDRQLNLLQKNSEIGFVGCYIKNMYLCQNNLNEANQSHTVLLMGDESRGIDGLRAGHNPFTHGEVMFRRNVYQSVGGYRNLFKYGQDYDLWLRMAMITKFAIVKEFLYIRNVFPDGVTVRLEKLLLQVCLTDFSRQCIEQRINDGEDLIDRYGEYALFFRAKSKKLAIALWKLAVKLVYSCQLDQAGYINQLSLDEKRLISNTLLQFMIWISQKYHPFRLLMRHSIGLAVNHISSNHKIELKTWEYLNQEQGQNQGDR; this comes from the coding sequence GTGGATGCCAATTCTTTGCGATCAGGGGCACTAGGATCGCCCCAATTACCACTACTACCACTGGTATCGATTGTCTCTGTTTACTACAATCGGCAGGATTGCGTTGATGAGTCGATTCAGAGCTTATTAAATCAAACCTATCCAAATCTAGAAATTGTCGTAATTGATGACGGCTCTAGCGATCGCACCTATGAAAGGCTTTGTCAGATTAAAGATCCACGTTTGAAAGTGATTTCTACGGCGAATCAAGGGTTTGTGAGGGCGATCAAATATGCGATTAGTCTAACTACGGGCAAATTTATTGCTATTCATGGTTCTGGTGATATTTCGTTGCCGCAGCGAATCGACCGTCAGCTTAATTTGCTCCAGAAAAACTCGGAAATTGGTTTTGTTGGCTGTTACATCAAAAATATGTATCTTTGCCAGAACAATCTAAATGAGGCAAATCAGAGTCACACAGTTTTGCTGATGGGGGATGAGTCAAGAGGAATAGATGGCTTAAGAGCAGGTCACAACCCTTTTACTCATGGTGAAGTAATGTTTCGGCGCAACGTTTATCAATCGGTTGGTGGCTATCGTAATTTATTTAAATATGGCCAGGACTATGACCTGTGGTTACGAATGGCCATGATCACCAAATTTGCGATCGTTAAAGAATTTTTGTATATCCGCAATGTTTTTCCAGATGGCGTAACGGTGAGATTGGAAAAACTATTGTTACAAGTATGTCTGACTGATTTTAGCCGTCAGTGCATCGAGCAGAGGATCAATGATGGGGAAGACCTGATCGATCGCTATGGTGAATATGCTTTGTTCTTTCGAGCCAAGAGTAAAAAACTGGCGATCGCGCTGTGGAAGTTGGCAGTTAAGTTAGTTTATAGTTGTCAACTTGACCAAGCTGGATATATTAATCAGCTTAGCTTGGATGAGAAGCGTCTAATTAGCAATACCTTGCTCCAATTCATGATTTGGATCAGCCAAAAATACCATCCCTTCAGATTGCTGATGCGACATAGTATCGGTCTGGCAGTAAACCATATTTCCTCTAACCACAAAATCGAGCTCAAAACCTGGGAATATCTTAATCAGGAGCAAGGGCAAAATCAAGGCGATAGATAG
- a CDS encoding flippase — MKTKPPTEPPVPDPSISKPQRSFAQEVLTLMGGRFFIVAIGFLSTVIISRQLGPEGKGILVALLVFPTLFVSLAEMGIRQATVHHLGQKQYADVDIAGMAYYFLLCFSGLGVVLCALLYWRLDNPNFTLPMIGLGLLYIPLFLTVSYSSGILLGKESIAQFNQVQCLRIFLRLIFLVLLVWLAQAYVVGAIAALILSLAVNFVYTLWLASRHVPLRIRFNAQIAREMLSLGVVYALALFMININYKIDVVLLERLSSATEIGQYNTGVVITELIWQLPAALGVVVFSRSANVDNNKADRRAFTHKIAQLLRITLAVSIGVAIVLAAIAPFLIPFLYGEAFRPSVRVLQLLMPGVVILTIFKVLNMDLAGKGRPEVSLAIFAPAAVLNIGLNWVWIPRYGANGAAIASTVSYAISAIVFMFAYAKINQITIWQLLKYQRSDFSLLSELAIKLKNKLKNKLK, encoded by the coding sequence ATGAAAACAAAACCGCCCACCGAACCGCCAGTTCCAGACCCCTCAATCTCAAAACCGCAACGTAGCTTTGCCCAGGAAGTTCTGACCCTGATGGGGGGCAGGTTTTTCATCGTGGCGATCGGTTTTTTGAGCACGGTGATTATCTCGCGCCAATTGGGGCCAGAGGGCAAAGGGATTTTAGTGGCGCTTTTGGTTTTCCCGACCCTGTTTGTGAGTTTGGCCGAGATGGGGATTCGCCAGGCCACTGTGCATCACCTTGGCCAAAAGCAATATGCGGATGTTGATATTGCGGGTATGGCTTATTATTTTCTGCTCTGTTTTAGTGGTCTTGGCGTAGTCCTTTGCGCTTTGCTGTATTGGCGTTTGGACAATCCCAATTTCACCCTGCCAATGATCGGGTTGGGGTTGCTATATATTCCTCTGTTTTTAACAGTTTCCTACTCTTCTGGGATTTTGCTGGGCAAGGAATCGATCGCCCAGTTTAATCAGGTGCAATGCTTGCGAATTTTTCTGAGGCTAATTTTTTTAGTCTTGCTAGTGTGGCTAGCCCAGGCCTATGTGGTGGGGGCGATCGCCGCTTTGATTCTTTCCTTAGCTGTCAATTTTGTCTATACATTGTGGCTGGCATCGCGGCATGTGCCTTTGCGGATTAGGTTTAATGCTCAAATTGCCAGGGAGATGCTGAGCCTGGGGGTGGTTTATGCCTTGGCGCTATTTATGATCAATATTAATTACAAGATCGATGTGGTGCTGCTGGAACGGCTCAGTTCTGCCACCGAGATTGGCCAATATAACACTGGCGTGGTAATTACAGAGCTAATTTGGCAACTACCGGCTGCCCTGGGGGTAGTGGTGTTTTCCCGCAGTGCTAATGTGGACAACAATAAGGCCGATCGCCGTGCTTTTACCCATAAAATCGCCCAATTGTTACGGATCACCTTGGCAGTATCGATCGGTGTGGCCATTGTGCTGGCCGCGATCGCTCCTTTTTTAATTCCCTTCCTATATGGCGAAGCCTTCAGACCCAGCGTGAGGGTATTGCAACTGTTGATGCCCGGCGTGGTGATTCTGACTATTTTCAAAGTGCTAAATATGGATCTGGCGGGAAAGGGGAGACCAGAGGTGTCCCTGGCCATTTTTGCGCCGGCGGCAGTTTTGAACATTGGCCTCAATTGGGTTTGGATTCCGCGCTATGGTGCTAATGGTGCCGCGATCGCCTCGACGGTTAGCTATGCCATTTCAGCGATCGTTTTTATGTTTGCCTATGCCAAGATCAATCAAATTACAATTTGGCAATTGCTGAAGTATCAAAGAAGTGACTTTTCTTTGCTCAGTGAGCTAGCAATCAAACTAAAAAACAAACTAAAAAACAAACTAAAATAA